One Archangium lipolyticum genomic region harbors:
- the ppk1 gene encoding polyphosphate kinase 1, producing the protein MPKRASSNRNTPSKPMERDVIPPGTDVPDSDLFFNRELSWLAFNNRVLQLAEDASVPLLERVKFCAIYARNLDEFFMIRVARLHEQVRGRVARLVPDGATPGNTLDRLHECILEQGRRHNDCFERQLRPALADKGLRILSMKELDPEARTLVEQRFREQIFPVLTPLAIGLGRHFPYISNLSLSLAVLLRDPVTETENVARVKVPKELLPRFVPLKGGTSFIPLEDIIAHHMGALFPGMEVLDHGLFRVTRDADFTVSEDAEDLLVAVQTELRQRRFGDVIRLEVQAGMNPKMLEPLVEALGLEPRQIYEEQGLLDLADLMAVVSTPGFAELRDPPWTPVTQPRLKAEGDGGEVGTVMSAMRRGDLLVHHPYESFTTSVERFVAEAVEDPDVLAIKQTVYRTSDKSPLVPALIRATERGKQAVCMVELKARFDERTNIHWALALEEAGVHVVYGIPGLKTHAKAILIVRREGERVRHYVHVGTGNYNPKTARLYTDLGLFTTDPDIGADVADLFNFLTGFARPKSFRKLLVAPINMREGLLEEIRRTITAHSAERPARIQMKMNALVDPAMIRALYDASRAGVKVDLNVRGICCLRPNVPGVSENIRVVSTLGRFLEHSRIYSFERAGETRCYIGSADIMPRNLDHRVEALAPVEDPQLLAQVRELLDRCLADNTHAWVLDADGAWKRRVPEGERRWAQGEMMERAVRMAQATSGRPLS; encoded by the coding sequence ATGCCCAAGCGCGCATCCTCCAACCGGAACACCCCCAGCAAACCCATGGAGCGGGACGTCATCCCGCCTGGAACGGACGTGCCGGACAGCGACCTGTTCTTCAACCGGGAGCTGTCCTGGCTCGCCTTCAACAACCGGGTGCTCCAGCTCGCCGAGGATGCGTCGGTGCCATTGCTGGAGCGGGTGAAGTTCTGCGCCATCTACGCCCGCAACCTCGATGAGTTCTTCATGATCCGTGTGGCGCGCCTGCACGAGCAGGTGCGCGGCCGCGTGGCCCGGCTGGTCCCGGACGGCGCCACCCCGGGGAACACGCTCGACAGGCTGCACGAGTGCATCCTCGAGCAGGGCCGGCGCCACAACGACTGCTTCGAGCGCCAGCTCCGCCCCGCCCTGGCCGACAAGGGCCTGCGCATCCTCTCCATGAAGGAGCTCGACCCGGAGGCGCGCACGCTGGTGGAGCAGCGCTTCCGCGAGCAGATCTTCCCCGTCCTCACCCCGCTGGCCATCGGCTTGGGGCGGCACTTTCCCTACATCTCCAACCTCTCCCTCAGCCTGGCGGTACTGCTGAGGGATCCGGTGACGGAGACGGAGAACGTGGCGCGGGTGAAGGTGCCCAAGGAGCTGCTGCCGCGCTTCGTCCCGCTCAAGGGGGGCACATCCTTCATCCCGCTCGAGGACATCATCGCCCACCACATGGGCGCCCTGTTCCCCGGGATGGAGGTGCTCGACCATGGGCTGTTCCGTGTCACCCGGGACGCGGACTTCACCGTCTCCGAGGACGCGGAGGATCTGCTGGTGGCCGTGCAGACCGAGCTGCGCCAGCGCCGCTTCGGGGACGTCATCCGCCTGGAGGTCCAGGCGGGAATGAATCCCAAGATGCTCGAGCCCCTGGTGGAGGCACTCGGGTTGGAGCCGCGGCAGATCTACGAGGAGCAGGGCCTGTTGGACCTGGCGGACCTGATGGCCGTGGTGTCCACGCCGGGCTTCGCCGAGCTGAGGGATCCGCCGTGGACGCCCGTCACCCAGCCCCGCCTGAAGGCCGAGGGGGATGGGGGTGAGGTCGGCACGGTGATGTCGGCCATGCGCCGGGGCGACCTGCTCGTACACCACCCCTACGAGTCCTTCACCACCTCGGTGGAGCGCTTCGTAGCGGAGGCGGTGGAGGACCCGGACGTGCTCGCCATCAAGCAGACCGTCTACCGCACGTCGGACAAGTCCCCGCTGGTGCCCGCGCTCATCCGCGCCACCGAGCGCGGCAAGCAGGCCGTGTGCATGGTGGAGCTCAAGGCCCGCTTCGACGAGCGCACCAACATCCACTGGGCGCTCGCGCTGGAGGAGGCGGGGGTGCACGTCGTCTACGGCATCCCCGGGCTCAAGACGCACGCCAAGGCCATCCTCATCGTCCGCCGCGAGGGCGAGCGGGTGCGCCACTACGTCCACGTCGGCACCGGCAACTACAACCCGAAGACGGCCCGGCTCTACACGGACCTCGGGCTCTTCACCACGGATCCGGACATCGGCGCGGACGTGGCGGATCTCTTCAACTTCCTCACCGGCTTCGCCCGCCCCAAGTCCTTCCGCAAGCTGCTGGTGGCCCCCATCAACATGCGCGAGGGCCTGCTGGAGGAGATCCGCCGCACGATCACCGCCCACTCGGCCGAGCGACCCGCGCGCATCCAGATGAAGATGAACGCGCTGGTGGACCCGGCGATGATCCGCGCCCTCTACGACGCCTCGCGCGCCGGGGTGAAGGTGGACCTCAACGTGCGCGGCATCTGCTGCCTGCGCCCCAACGTCCCTGGCGTCTCGGAGAACATCCGCGTCGTCTCCACGCTCGGCCGCTTCCTGGAGCACTCGCGCATCTACTCCTTCGAGCGCGCGGGCGAGACGCGCTGCTACATCGGCTCGGCGGACATCATGCCGCGCAACCTGGACCACCGCGTGGAGGCCCTCGCCCCGGTGGAGGATCCCCAGCTCCTCGCCCAGGTGCGGGAGCTGCTCGACCGGTGCCTCGCGGACAACACCCACGCCTGGGTGCTCGACGCGGACGGCGCATGGAAGCGGCGCGTCCCCGAAGGTGAGAGACGCTGGGCCCAAGGTGAGATGATGGAGCGCGCGGTGCGCATGGCCCAGGCCACCAGCGGCCGTCCCCTGTCCTGA